Proteins encoded together in one Anopheles darlingi chromosome 3, idAnoDarlMG_H_01, whole genome shotgun sequence window:
- the LOC125956550 gene encoding transcriptional coactivator yorkie isoform X2: MAFNGSTPGVSGNGNAAAAAAAAVAAAVAVGASAAGASEENDPTASATKKKNLIILVDKDSNDKLNELFDKTLSNKLPLQIPYRMRNLPESFFLPPSSGSKSPSVSHSRENSADSAFGSGTTILGGVVTGVVTTGPNGLPIHHSRAHSSPASLGKIPAGLVGLGGGAVAAAAAAAAAAAAAGGGAGAGAGGGASVGGGGGGGAAGTGTGAAGVKQQQSAAQQQQQQNAAAAAAAAAAAASDASSLGAAVLQQAALSKAAIQHLHSRGRSYDVSNLHVTFGELPPGWEQAKTQDGRIYYINHNTRTTTWEDPRITAMQESLFQQQSSVETLFNTGSQTLLSPTISSPTPTPNNANQDWAVQEQTVRLYNLQLERERLRKRQQEIKSHMGDDPFLSGIADHTRQESGDSGLSESSMTQSMPHTPDFLSSIDDSMDGLSMTDNTMDTIAFGDNLETPDEFMLDDPLLLEKIDAVTNLNLIDPTSSKPENTLYDII, encoded by the exons atggcGTTCAACGGCAGTACGCCCGGAGTCAGCGGGAACGGTaatgcggcggcggcggcagcggcggccgtcGCGGCTGCCGTAGCCGTCGGTGCATCGGCCGCCGGTGCAAGCGAAGAGAACGATCCGACGGCGAgcgcgacgaagaagaagaacctgATCATTCTGGTCGACAAAGATTCGAACGATAAGCTGAACGAGCTGTTCGACAAGACGCTCAGCAACAAGCTACCGCTGCAGATCCCGTACCGCATGCGGAACCTGCCCGAATCCTTCTTCCTGCCGCCCTCGTCCGGCTCCAAGTCCCCGTCGGTGTCGCACTCGCGCGAAAACTCGGCCGACTCGGCCTTCGGTTCCGGTACGACGATTCTCGGTGGCGTCGTCACGGGCGTCGTCACGACCGGTCCGAACGGGCTACCGATACACCATAGCCGGGCACACAGCAGTCCCGCTTCGCTCGGGAAAATCCCGGCCGGTCTGGTgggtctcggtggtggtgcagtggctgcagctgccgccgcggcagctgcagcagccgcagctggtggcggtgccggtgctggtgccggtggcggagcaagtgttggtggtggtggtggtggtggtgccgctggaaccggaaccggtgcggCCGGTgtaaagcaacagcagagcgccgcacaacagcaacaacagcagaatgctgctgcagcagcggcggccgctgcggctgctgctagcgaTGCCAGCAGCCTCGGAGCGGCCGTACTCCAGCAGGCCGCCCTTTCGAAGGCGGCCATCCAGCATCTGCACAGTCGGGGCCGTTCGTACGATGTGTCGAACCTGCACGTCACCTTCGGCGAGCTGCCACCGGGCTGGGAACAGGCCAAAACACAGGACGGGCGCATCTACTACATCAA TCACAACACCAGAACAACCACGTGGGAGGACCCGCGCATAACGGCGATGCAGGAGAGcctcttccagcagcagtccagcgTGGAAACCCTGTTCAATACCGGCTCACAGACGCTGCTTAGTCCCACCATCTcctcaccgacaccgacaccgaacaaTG CGAACCAAGATTGGGCCGTACAGGAACAAACCGTCCGACTATACAACCTACAGCTGGAACGAGAACGGCTTCGGAAGCGGCAGCAGGAGATCAAATCACAT aTGGGAGACGATCCGTTCCTGTCCGGTATTGCCGATCACACCCGTCAGGAGTCCGGTGACAGTGGTCTTAGCGAGTCCTCCATGACGCAATCCATGCCCCACACGCCCGACTTCCTCTCCAGTATAGATGACAGCATGGATGGTCTGAGCA TGACAGACAACACGATGGACACCATAGCATTTGGCGATAATCTGGAAACACCTGACGAGTTCATG
- the LOC125956550 gene encoding transcriptional coactivator yorkie isoform X1, which translates to MAFNGSTPGVSGNGNAAAAAAAAVAAAVAVGASAAGASEENDPTASATKKKNLIILVDKDSNDKLNELFDKTLSNKLPLQIPYRMRNLPESFFLPPSSGSKSPSVSHSRENSADSAFGSGTTILGGVVTGVVTTGPNGLPIHHSRAHSSPASLGKIPAGLVGLGGGAVAAAAAAAAAAAAAGGGAGAGAGGGASVGGGGGGGAAGTGTGAAGVKQQQSAAQQQQQQNAAAAAAAAAAAASDASSLGAAVLQQAALSKAAIQHLHSRGRSYDVSNLHVTFGELPPGWEQAKTQDGRIYYINHNTRTTTWEDPRITAMQESLFQQQSSVETLFNTGSQTLLSPTISSPTPTPNNVVFPDAIQMTNEIVPPSNAAPPAAMLTGSNADLGPLPEGWEEGITEKGERYYINHATRSTTWRDPRLSNQDWAVQEQTVRLYNLQLERERLRKRQQEIKSHMGDDPFLSGIADHTRQESGDSGLSESSMTQSMPHTPDFLSSIDDSMDGLSMTDNTMDTIAFGDNLETPDEFMLDDPLLLEKIDAVTNLNLIDPTSSKPENTLYDII; encoded by the exons atggcGTTCAACGGCAGTACGCCCGGAGTCAGCGGGAACGGTaatgcggcggcggcggcagcggcggccgtcGCGGCTGCCGTAGCCGTCGGTGCATCGGCCGCCGGTGCAAGCGAAGAGAACGATCCGACGGCGAgcgcgacgaagaagaagaacctgATCATTCTGGTCGACAAAGATTCGAACGATAAGCTGAACGAGCTGTTCGACAAGACGCTCAGCAACAAGCTACCGCTGCAGATCCCGTACCGCATGCGGAACCTGCCCGAATCCTTCTTCCTGCCGCCCTCGTCCGGCTCCAAGTCCCCGTCGGTGTCGCACTCGCGCGAAAACTCGGCCGACTCGGCCTTCGGTTCCGGTACGACGATTCTCGGTGGCGTCGTCACGGGCGTCGTCACGACCGGTCCGAACGGGCTACCGATACACCATAGCCGGGCACACAGCAGTCCCGCTTCGCTCGGGAAAATCCCGGCCGGTCTGGTgggtctcggtggtggtgcagtggctgcagctgccgccgcggcagctgcagcagccgcagctggtggcggtgccggtgctggtgccggtggcggagcaagtgttggtggtggtggtggtggtggtgccgctggaaccggaaccggtgcggCCGGTgtaaagcaacagcagagcgccgcacaacagcaacaacagcagaatgctgctgcagcagcggcggccgctgcggctgctgctagcgaTGCCAGCAGCCTCGGAGCGGCCGTACTCCAGCAGGCCGCCCTTTCGAAGGCGGCCATCCAGCATCTGCACAGTCGGGGCCGTTCGTACGATGTGTCGAACCTGCACGTCACCTTCGGCGAGCTGCCACCGGGCTGGGAACAGGCCAAAACACAGGACGGGCGCATCTACTACATCAA TCACAACACCAGAACAACCACGTGGGAGGACCCGCGCATAACGGCGATGCAGGAGAGcctcttccagcagcagtccagcgTGGAAACCCTGTTCAATACCGGCTCACAGACGCTGCTTAGTCCCACCATCTcctcaccgacaccgacaccgaacaaTG TGGTATTTCCAGATGCAATTCAAATGACAAATGAGATTGTCCCGCCGTCGAACGCCGCCCCACCGGCCGCGATGCTCACCGGCAGCAACGCCGATCTGGGCCCACTGCCGGAAGGATGGGAGGAAGGCATCACGGAGAAGGGCGAGCGGTACTATATCAATCACGCCACCCGGTCGACCACCTGGAGGGATCCTCGATTGT CGAACCAAGATTGGGCCGTACAGGAACAAACCGTCCGACTATACAACCTACAGCTGGAACGAGAACGGCTTCGGAAGCGGCAGCAGGAGATCAAATCACAT aTGGGAGACGATCCGTTCCTGTCCGGTATTGCCGATCACACCCGTCAGGAGTCCGGTGACAGTGGTCTTAGCGAGTCCTCCATGACGCAATCCATGCCCCACACGCCCGACTTCCTCTCCAGTATAGATGACAGCATGGATGGTCTGAGCA TGACAGACAACACGATGGACACCATAGCATTTGGCGATAATCTGGAAACACCTGACGAGTTCATG
- the LOC125956534 gene encoding mediator of RNA polymerase II transcription subunit 23: protein MSTELRILKLFEEVLEDKNIPNCDEEEQRKRADEGYKKIAAVFAAMPGDQAIQAVRNYIGHFTGGGTDGGTMNHQNRVQMYLRVLERMIALNIIPAKLVCDQLMGSEKLTYKNSCFWIESFRLVRKIIGGVDYKGVREIMKCCKEKALSFPVNVSVNILPQLLELIELIEHIFNRSACLLPAYFIINEIKKTDYQNMHWRVSNLIANFIEEFVAVAQMLSIIGHSSMLPIVEHSSYADNLIIPWKLDPDTLKLSLRGNLPYDDELLQPQARLLRFVLQQPYSRDMVCSMLNFQKQQKQKCAALEEQLVWLVLNAMEYSEKENQTTGGQGNGGPNGEHDDGASSHTQWVWLHLSSQLIYFVLFQFATFQNIVNTLHEKLAVRNLRRGRDHLMWVFLQYISGSIQKHSILNFLPVLKLYDILYPEKEPLPVPDYNNPYCTHQMAPTCIWIHLMKRAQTENYNINRPIPIALRLHFDYLQHLAMPSNNPTLFMGSEYRFALLCNAYSTQTDYFSRPMQALIDTILGNSKNPQANMSGQPLPTAPLSMRVLDSLTIHSKMSLIHSIVMHMIKQAQNKSSIPNGNNMAPALVETYSRLLVYTEIESLGIKGFLGQLLPQVFKSHAWGILYTLLEMFSYRMHHIHSHYRVQLLTHLHSLASVPHTNQMQLHSCVESTALRLIIGLGSVEVQAQLSRYVSEPKPPGNIVSAESEELNRALILTLARSMHITGTGSDPQSSAWCKDLLQNIMVNTPHAWPQHTLLCFPQVLNEFFMQHNIPKESKQLLKKTVDEEFRNWASMTNENDIIAHFGMAVNPPLFLCLVFKMIIETDAISPVAYKILERIGARALSTHLRKLCDYLLFEVANSGGGAHVNKCVDTINDMIWKYNIVTIDRLVLCLILRTLDGNEAQVSFYIIQLLLLKTSEFRNRVQEFITINSPEHWKQNNWHERHLAFHQKFPEKFAPDESVSHPTLPVYFGNVCLRFLPVLDIIVHRYLEVPTQLSKTLDVILDHLGSLYKFHDRPITYLYNTLHYYEVKLRDRPLLKKRLVGTVVGSLKDVRPENWALTEQYQAYMVKKENDNANWVPELSYYIHLVGRMQDTMDGKNVFSGTDWRFNEFPNPPAHALYVTCVELLGLPVGPSVVANSIIDVLVKGYTVVPTGVVHNWANTIGLIMAALPEAYWCVIYERMQEALRSPAMKQWTYRQSPFEMFNFKVVREAMLDRSYVTVLAIVHSTFHHFGIGQLATITDSIKEKLKPLVQTEYQLIYLCHVVGPFLNRLSVERARAVSDITLMLYELLEQVDKAQPTQPLRYMDPICDLLYHIKYMFVGDTMKTDLEAIIRRLRPALQMRLRFITRLNVEEIGVDQNANAGATGPGTGVATGGTGVPGGGSMPAQQTGSTQMAVGANVGGVVGGGVGIGAQSAGQGVAVGAAVAAAAAAAAAAQQSAVGMVNQNVALQQQLQQQKQQQQQQMGQGMQQHH, encoded by the exons ATGTCGACGGAGCTGCGAATATTGAAACTCTTTGAGGAGGTTTTG GAGGATAAGAACATACCGAACTGTGATGAGGAGGAACAGCGGAAGCGCGCCGATGAGGGCTACAAAAAGATTGCCGCAGTCTTTGCGGCGATGCCCGGCGATCAGGCAATTCAGGCGGTTCGCAATTATATTGGGCAtttcaccggtggtggcaccgATGGTGGGACGATGAATCACCAGAATCGCGTGCAGATGTACCTGCGGGTGCTGGAACGGATGATCGCGCTGAACATCATTCCGGCCAAGCTGGTGTGCGACCAATTGATGGGCTCGGAGAAGCTGACGTACAAAAACAGTTGCTTCTGGATCGAGTCCTTCCGGTTGGTGCGGAAGATCATCGGCGGTGTTGACTATAAGGGAGTCCGGGAGATTATGAAGTGCTGTAAGGAGAAGGCTCTCTCGTTCCCGGTTAACGTCAGCGTAAACATCCTGCcgcagctgctcgagctgaTCGAACTGATCGAGCATATATTTAACCGATCGGCCTGCCTGTTGCCGGCGTATTTCATTATCAACGAGATTAAGAAGACGGACTACCAGAATATGCACTGGCGAGTGTCGAATCTGATCGCTAACTTCATCGAAGAGTTCGTGGCCGTCGCTCAGATGCTGTCGATTATTGGACACTCGTCGATGCTGCCTATCGTAGAGCACTCATCGTACGCTGACAATCTCATCATACCGTGGAAGCTCGACCCAGACACGCTGAAATTGTCGTTGCGCGGTAACCTACCGTACGATGACGAGCTACTGCAGCCACAGGCCCGCCTGCTGCGTTtcgtgctgcagcaaccgTACTCGCGCGATATGGTTTGCTCGATGCTTAACttccagaagcagcaaaagcaaaagtgcGCCGCACTCGAGGAGCAGCTCGTTTGGTTGGTGCTGAATGCGATGGAATATtcggagaaggagaaccaAACAACGGGTGGTCAGGGGAACGGTGGACCGAACGgcgagcatgatgatggtgcctcAAGCCACACGCAGTGGGTTTGGTTGCATCTGAGCTCGCAGCTTATCTACTTCGTGCTGTTCCAGTTTGCCACCTTTCAGAACATCGTCAACACGTTGCATGAGAAGCTGGCGGTGCGTAATCTTCGCCGTGGCCGCGATCATCTGATGTGGGTGTTTCTGCAGTACATTTCGGGCAGCATTCAGAAGCACTCGATTCTAAACTTTTTGCCAGTGCTGAAGCTGTATGACATTCTGTACCCGGAGAAGGAACCGTTACCCGTTCCGGATTACAATAATCCGTACTGTACGCATCAGATGGCACCGACCTGCATCTGGATACATCTGATGAAACGCGCGCAAACGGAGAACTACAACATCAATCGGCCGATACCGATCGCTCTGCGCCTGCACTTTGACTATCTGCAGCATCTGGCCATGCCGAGCAACAATCCGACACTGTTCATGGGATCGGAGTATCGGTTCGCGTTGCTATGCAATGCTTACTCGACGCAAACGGATTACTTCTCGCGTCCGATGCAAGCACTGATTGATACGATCCTCGGCAACAGCAAGAACCCGCAGGCAAACATGAGTGGGCAACCGCTACCGACGGCCCCACTATCGATGCGTGTCCTCGATAGTCTTACCATTCACAGCAAGATGTCGCTGATCCACAGCATCGTGATGCATATGATCAAACAGGCGCAGAACAAAAGCTCCATCCCGAACGGGAACAACATGGCACCGGCTTTGGTTGAGACGTACTCCCGGTTGCTCGTATACACCGAGATTGAATCGCTCGGTATTAAAGGGTTCCTGGGGCAGCTGCTACCACAGGTGTTCAAATCACACGCCTGGGGCATACTGTACACGCTGCTGGAGATGTTCTCCTACCGGATGCACCACATTCACTCGCACTACCGGGTGCAGCTATTAACTCATCTGCATTCACTGGCATCCGTACCGCACACCAACCAAATGCAGCTACACTCATG TGTGGAATCAACTGCCCTTCGATTGATCATTGGGCTCGGGTCGGTGGAGGTACAGGCTCAGCTTTCGCGATACGTTAGCGAACCGAAGCCTCCGGGCAACATAGTATCGGCCGAGAGCGAGGAACTGAACCGTGCACTGATTCTCACCCTTGCCCGCTCAATGCACATCACCGGAACTGGAAGCGATCCCCAGTCCAGTGCCTGGTGCAAGGATCTGCTGCAGAACATAATGGTGAACACACCGCACGCTTGGCCGCAGCATACACTGCTTTGCTTCCCCCAGGTGCTGAACGAGTTCTTCATGCAACACAACATACCGAAGGAGAGCAAACAGCTTCTCAAGAAGACGGTCGACGAAGAGTTCCGTAACTGGGCTTCGATGACGAATGAGAACGATATCATCGCCCACTTCGGTATGGCCGTCAATCCACCTCTGTTTCTGTGTCTCGTATTCAAAATGATCATCGAAACGGATGCCATCAGTCCGGTGGCTTACAA GATTCTGGAGCGTATCGGTGCGCGTGCCTTGTCAACGCATCTGCGCAAACTTTGCGATTATTTACTGTTCGAGGTGGCCAACTCGGGCGGCGGAGCGCACGTGAACAAGTGCGTCGACACGATCAACGACATGATCTGGAAGTATAACATCgtaacgatcgatcgcttggTGTTGTGCTTGATCCTGCGTACCCTCGACGGTAACGAGGCCCAGGTTAGCTTCTACATcatacagctgctgctactgaagaCGTCCGAGTTCCGCAATCGGGTGCAGGAGTTCATAACCATCAATTCACCCGAACACTGGAAACAGAACAACTGGCACGAGCGGCACCTGGCTTTCCATCAGAAGTTCCCGGAGAAGTTTGCTCCGGATGAATCGGTCTCACACCCGACACTACCCGTGTATTTTGGCAACGTGTGCCTCCGATTTTTGCCCGTGCTAGACATTATCGTGCACCGATACCTGGAGGTACCGACGCAGCTCAGCAAAACGCTTGACGTCATCCTTGACCATCTGGGCTCGTTGTACAAATTTCACGATCGTCCGATCACTTATCTGTATAATACGCTACATTACTACGAGGTGAAGCTACGGGATCGACCTTTGTTAAAGAAACGATTG GTTGGAACCGTTGTCGGATCGTTGAAGGATGTGCGTCCGGAGAACTGGGCCCTGACTGAACAGTATCAGGCGTATATGGTAAAGAAGGAGAACGACAATGCCAACTGGGTACCGGAACTGAGCTACTACATTCATCTCGTAGGCCGAATGCAAGACA CAATGGATGgtaaaaatgtattttcagGTACAGATTGGCGATTCAACGAGTTCCCGAACCCACCGGCACACGCACTGTATGTGACTTGCGTCGAGCTGCTAGGTCTACCGGTGGGACCGAGTGTCGTGGCGAACAGTATTATCGATGTGCTGGTGAAGGGATACACCGTGGTACCGACGGGTGTGGTACATAATTGGGCCAACACGATCGGCTTGATCATGGCCGCACTACCCGAGGCGTACTGGTGTGTGATTTACGAGCGAATGCAGGAAGCACTACGATCACCCGCCATGAAACAGTGGACGTACCGGCAGAGCCCATTCGAGATGTTCAACTTTAAGGTGGTACGCGAAGCAATGCTCGATCGCAGCTACGTAACGGTGTTGGCAATCGTGCACAGTACCTTCCATCACTTTGGCATCGGCCAACTAGCGACCATAACGGA CTCAATCAAGGAGAAGCTGAAACCACTCGTCCAGACTGAATATCAGTTGATCTACCTTTGCCACGTAGTTGGTCCGTTTTTAAATCGGTTAAGCGTAGAGCGAGCTCGTGCCGTGTCGGATATCACGCTGATGTTGTACGAACTGCTCGAGCAGGTGGACAAAGCGCAACCGACACAACCGTTGCGTTACATGGATCCGATCTGTGATCTGCTGTACCACATCAAGTATATGTTTGTCGGTGACACGATGAAGACAGACCTGGAGGCGATCATCCGTCGTTTGCGACCAGCACTGCAGATGAGGTTGCGCTTTATCACTCGCCTCAATGTTGAAGAGATCGGTGTTGATCAGAACGCTAATGCGGGAGCTACTGGCCCAGGTACTGGTGTGGCCACTGGAGGAACTGGAGTTCCAGGAGGGGGATCTATGCCAGCGCAACAAACAGGATCAACACAAATGGCAGTAGGTGCtaatgttggtggtgttgttggtggtggtgtaggcaTCGGAGCACAATCTGCTGGCCAAGGTGTTGCCGTGGGAGCAGCTgtagcagcggccgctgccgctgcagctgctgcccaACAATCGGCAGTTGGAATGGTCAATCAAAATGTTGCGttacagcaacagcttcagcaacaaaaacagcagcaacaacaacagatggGTCAGggtatgcagcagcaccattga